Proteins found in one Leguminivora glycinivorella isolate SPB_JAAS2020 chromosome 22, LegGlyc_1.1, whole genome shotgun sequence genomic segment:
- the LOC125238120 gene encoding carbonyl reductase [NADPH] 1-like, whose product MAEKIAVVTGSNKGLGFAVVKGLCQKFNGIVYLTARDEIKGREAVKKLEEIGLKPKFHQLDVSDERSVEKFANYLNLEHGGLDVLVNNAAVMDLGNVYPDYEGAKRNIEVNYKSLLTIEKHLFPLLRDGAKVVNVSSACGHLSNLRNEKWLSRLLDKNLTTDQLNHFVDEYLDSVKNGTFKKEDFVDEGKHAEHRVSKIAVTALTMIQQRKYYDRNISINAVHPGHVKTDMAKGGGVTEPDEAAKVILYLILEASPNLKGTFMWHDGKLVDWTDVDGDYYYQCEF is encoded by the coding sequence ATGGCGGAAAAAATAGCGGTCGTTACCGGATCAAATAAAGGTCTAGGATTCGCTGTAGTCAAGGGATTGTGCCAAAAATTCAACGGAATAGTCTACTTAACAGCAAGAGACGAGATCAAAGGAAGAGAAGCGGTGAAAAAACTAGAAGAAATCGGATTAAAACCGAAATTCCATCAACTCGACGTTAGTGACGAACGCAGTGTAGAAAAATttgcaaattatttaaatttagaacACGGAGGTTTAGACGTTTTAGTCAATAATGCGGCTGTAATGGATCTGGGTAACGTTTACCCGGACTATGAAGGAGCGAAGCGAAATATCGAAGTGAATTACAAAAGCTTGTTGACGATTGAAAAACATCTCTTCCCGCTTCTTAGAGATGGCGCTAAGGTCGTGAATGTTTCCAGCGCTTGCGGGCACCTGTCAAATTTGAGAAACGAGAAGTGGCTGAGCAGACTGCTGGATAAAAATCTGACTACTGACCAGCTGAATCATTTTGTGGATGAATATTTGGATAGCGTGAAAAACGGGACTTTCAAAAAAGAGGATTTTGTTGATGAAGGGAAGCATGCTGAGCATAGAGTGTCTAAAATCGCGGTGACAGCTTTAACTATGATACAGCAAAGGAAGTATTATGATAGGAATATTTCTATCAACGCGGTGCATCCGGGGCATGTGAAGACGGATATGGCGAAGGGCGGGGGAGTTACGGAACCGGATGAAGCTGCTAAGGTCATTCTTTACTTGATTCTGGAGGCGTCCCCCAACTTGAAAGGGACGTTCATGTGGCACGATGGGAAGCTTGTTGACTGGACTGATGTAGATGGTGATTATTACTATCAATGCGAATTTTAA